Genomic DNA from Atribacterota bacterium:
TGTTCCGATTGTCGTAAATTCTTATAATGGAATTCGCCTTGTCGAACCAGAATTATATGATGCCATTCGTATACTTGGTGCTGATTATTGGCAAGAACATCTACAAGTAACTTTTCCGGGATCATTTCCTGCTATATTTGCTGGTATACAGATTTCTCTCAGTATAGGATGGACCTGTGTATTGGCGGCAGAACTTGTAGGAGCCCGAGAGGGAATTGGATTTATTATTGTCATGGGCATGAATGTTGGGAATGTTGCCCAGATTATCGTAGGAATGTTAGTTATTGCGTTAGTCTCATTTTTATTATCTATCGGATTAAAATATTTGGAAAGGTGGGTTTGTCCTTGGATGCAGCAGGAAATAGAATAGTGGAAGATTCAAATGTTATAGAGTGTATAAGTGTAAGTAAAAATTACAACATAGGTAAGAAGAATGAAATTAAGGTTTTAGAAAATATAAATATAACAGCTAAAAGTAATGAATTTGTAGTAATTCTAGGACCAGGTCAATCGGGCAAAACAACTCTTTTTAGATTAATTGCTGGTTTTGAAAGGCCAACTTCGGGTGATGTATATGTAAATGGTAAGAAAGTTATTGGACCAAATCCACAAATTGGTTTTATTTTTCAAAAATATATGCTTTTTCCCTGGAAAACCGTGAGGGGTAATATAGAAATGGGTCCAAAACTTACGGGTGTATCTAAAAAGAAAAGACAGGAGATTGCAGATTATTATATCAAATTAGTAGGATTGGAAGGTTTTGAAAATTACTATCCTAATCAGTTAAGCGGAGGAATGAAGCAACGTGTAGGCATAGCTCGTTCTTATGCCAATGGAGCAAATATAATGTTAATGGACGAACCCTTTGGGCAGCTGGATGCCCAGACTCGTATGTTTATGGAAAAAGAGATCATTCGAATGTGGAATAAAGAAAAAAAGACTGTTTGTTTTGTTACTAATAATGTGGATGAAGCTGTATTTCTTGCTGATAGGATTATTTGTATCGAGGGTAAACTACCAGGTAGAATGGATAAAATTTATAATATTAATTTACCCAGACCTAGGGAATTTACAGATATTTCATTTATTGAATTAAGAGAAAAAATAAAGAATAGTATGGAGCTGGTTCTTTAAGAATC
This window encodes:
- a CDS encoding ABC transporter ATP-binding protein — encoded protein: MEDSNVIECISVSKNYNIGKKNEIKVLENINITAKSNEFVVILGPGQSGKTTLFRLIAGFERPTSGDVYVNGKKVIGPNPQIGFIFQKYMLFPWKTVRGNIEMGPKLTGVSKKKRQEIADYYIKLVGLEGFENYYPNQLSGGMKQRVGIARSYANGANIMLMDEPFGQLDAQTRMFMEKEIIRMWNKEKKTVCFVTNNVDEAVFLADRIICIEGKLPGRMDKIYNINLPRPREFTDISFIELREKIKNSMELVL